From Scomber scombrus chromosome 6, fScoSco1.1, whole genome shotgun sequence, the proteins below share one genomic window:
- the fjx1 gene encoding four-jointed box protein 1, translated as MRAVSANFFALLFLCAFASVFYVWSALENRVERHKRMFSVPGGGSFYPSLPVDLSAKTFRALLAVPPAQRPHLGGRLEALNLTDISVGSRNYHMNGDNKRSTQREGPVKLGSPVEDGIFWSKWLEELLPVGFTEEYARTWRERARTHRIVKLESGCGRISNQLATFADGTKACVRYGINADQVQGETLTYYLASLLGITNLPPLILSQLNTYSEQWAAVRTRIDSLQWSDRAVVSLTEWVSNLTGVVTPAPLRQESSGLHPALEELRNKTTVELLELVQWTDLIIFDYLTANFDRLVSNLFSLQWDSRVMERDTNNLLKTPGGDLVFIDNEAGLVHGFRVLNMWEKYHNTVLSSVCVFRKRTAQLVAELHRRRDSRKRLLELYRDSEPLSLELGFLSDEHAGVLQDRIDRLYKHILYCKGKYSQL; from the coding sequence ATGAGGGCTGTTTCAGCAAACTTCTTCGCTCTGCTCTTCCTGTGCGCCTTTGCAAGTGTTTTCTACGTCTGGAGCGCACTGGAGAACCGTGTTGAGCGACACAAACGGATGTTCTCGGTACCAGGCGGAGGGTCTTTCTACCCAAGCCTCCCCGTGGACCTCTCTGCCAAAACTTTCCGGGCATTGCTCGCTGTCCCACCGGCACAAAGACCGCACTTGGGGGGCAGACTTGAGGCTCTCAACCTCACTGATATCTCAGTAGGAAGTCGAAATTACCATATGAATGGGGATAACAAGAGGTCAACACAGCGGGAGGGCCCGGTCAAGTTAGGCTCCCCTGTGGAGGATGGGATATTTTGGAGTAAATGGCTGGAAGAACTCCTCCCTGTGGGCTTCACGGAGGAATATGCTCGGACTTGGCGAGAAAGAGCGAGGACACACCGGATAGTGAAGCTAGAGTCTGGATGCGGCAGGATATCCAATCAGCTCGCCACTTTTGCAGATGGGACCAAAGCGTGTGTGCGTTACGGGATAAATGCAGATCAGGTGCAAGGCGAAACTTTGACATATTACCTTGCCAGTTTGCTAGGCATCACGAACCTGCCTCCTTTAATACTATCTCAATTGAACACTTACAGTGAACAATGGGCGGCTGTCAGAACACGGATAGATAGTTTACAGTGGAGTGACCGAGCCGTGGTCTCTCTGACCGAATGGGTCTCCAATCTGACCGGGGTGGTCACACCTGCGCCGCTCAGACAGGAGAGCAGCGGGCTGCATCCTGCGCTGGAGGAGCTTCGGAACAAGACGACGGTTGAGCTGTTGGAGCTCGTGCAGTGGACCGACCTTATCATATTCGACTACCTGACTGCAAACTTCGACAGACTTGTCAGCAATCTGTTCAGTCTGCAGTGGGATTCGCGCGTAATGGAGAGGGACACCAACAACCTCCTGAAAACACCAGGTGGTGACCTCGTATTCATTGACAACGAGGCTGGACTCGTGCACGGGTTTCGGGTGTTAAACATGTGGGAGAAATATCACAATACAGTgctgagctctgtgtgtgtgttcagaaaaAGGACCGCGCAGCTCGTGGCGGAGCTGCACAGGCGCAGAGACTCCAGGAAAAGACTGCTGGAGCTCTACAGAGACAGCGAGCCTTTGTCCCTGGAATTAGGATTTCTCTCAGATGAACACGCCGGTGTTCTCCAGGACAGGATAGACAGattatacaaacacattttgtattGCAAAGGGAAGTACAGCCAGCTGTGA